A window of the Eubalaena glacialis isolate mEubGla1 chromosome 9, mEubGla1.1.hap2.+ XY, whole genome shotgun sequence genome harbors these coding sequences:
- the LOC133098238 gene encoding U6 snRNA-associated Sm-like protein LSm6, translated as MSLRKQTPSNFLKQIIGRPVVVKLNSGVDYRGVLACLDGYMNIALEQTEEYVNGQLKNKYGDAFIRGNNVLYISTQKRRM; from the coding sequence ATGAGTCTGCGGAAGCAAACACCCAGTAACTTCCTGAAGCAAATCATCGGACGACCAGTTGTGGTAAAATTAAATTCTGGAGTGGATTACCGAGGGGTCCTGGCTTGCCTGGATGGCTATATGAATATAGCCTTGGAGCAGACAGAGGAGTATGTAAATGGACAGCTGAAGAATAAGTACGGGGATGCATTTATCCGAGGAAACAATGTGTTGTACATAAGTACACAGAAGAGGAGGATGTGA